The following DNA comes from Flavobacterium sp. N3904.
CTAGATAGTCATAAAGCTGATAGGATCGAGGACCTTTTTCCGACTCAAATCCTTCCATAACTATGTTAATATAATCTGTTGTTGGATTTGGGAAAACAGCTATTTCTATTTTGGGTTTGACATTTTCTGGCGTCTCTAAAGTTTCACTATTTTCTTCCTGTTGTACGCCTTGAGCTACACTATAAACCGATTCTCCTATATAGGTATAAAATACTTGTCCTATTGAATAGGCAACTGTACCAGAACTACCAGATGCATTGCTGCCAGATGCATTTATGTTCCCCATAATATTGTTCGAATTCCCTTGGGTAATTTGGCTAATACCTTTAAAAGAAAAAAACAACATCATGATAATGAGTAGGTTTATAAATTTTAAGTTTGGATGCTTCACTGTTTATAAGGCTTTTTAATAATTTAAAATAATTTCATTGCAAAACTATTTAAAAAAAAAAAAAACCGATATAATTAACACTATTTACGATTAAAAGCGTAAAATATGTATTTTAATTGACATTATTCCTACATTTAATAAAGAGATATAAATGCAATTTCACTATTCAATAAATCACTAAAAAAGTAGATGATAAGATATTACTTTAAAAAAAACATATTGATCGAATATCATAATTTTAATCAACTATATGACATTAATAAAACGTTTAATTTTTTTATTAATTACATTTATAGTTCCCTTTATTTTATTTTTTAGATTAATGCATTTAAAAATTCAGTTATTGGTTATTACTTAAAAATACTTGTTTAATTAAGGCCTAATTTATTGATTAAAATAAAATCAAGAAGATTGGGAAAATCGCTCATCCGCATTTTATTCATAAATATAAATTTACGCTTATTGCATTGCTTAAGGAGCATACATCTTGTGCAATTAGCAAATTTTATATTTGAAAATATTTCTAAAAAAATCTTAACCAAATAGGAATTAGAATTTACTACATCAAAATGACACCCAAAATTTTTGAAGTGAAAAAAAAAGGTCCAACAGTACAGCAAATAAAAAACAATATTTTAAGCCAAAAACTCTATTTCTATTTAATAAAATAATCTAAAATATGTTATTCATCGAGAATAATAGCTTTCTACAGAAAATGCAAGTTTTAATAATTTTTTTTTCTTTCTTTTGATTAACAGTCTATTAAAAACATATTCTTTTTGTATTCAATGAATATTATTTAATGACCAAAAATAATTTTAATTTTTTGTTTTTAACAAAGCATAGAATTGCAAATGTTTAAATAATAAAAAAAAGAAGCAATGATATAACTCTAATATTATATTTTATTGGATTTAAATTACGCTTTTTAAGATTAATATAAATTTTGATGTTTTTTATACAAAATTGAAATTAACATAAATTATCATGGCAAGATCGAATAATAATAATTTGGATTATACGATAAATGGAGCTAAGATGGCGTATCCAAAAAGCACATTGCATGGGCTTTTTGCAGAGCAAGTAAAAACATCCCCTACCTCTACCGCACTTGAGTTTGAAGACAAACAGATATCATACGGCGAATTAGGAAAGATGATAAATCAGATGGCTAATTATCTTTGGTCTCAAGGTTTGAGACCTGGACAAATTGTTGCTGTTTCACTTAATAGATCGCCCGAACTAATTACTTCTCTTTTTGCTGTTTTACAATGTGGTGCATCATACATTCCTATAGACACTTCATATCCAGATGCAAGACTGGATTTAATGATTGAAGATTCAAATGCAGCTTTTTACATAGGTTTAAACTCAAAAAGGAACTTTTCAAATAAAATTACTTCGCTTCCTATTGCGGCTATTTTAAATGCGCTAGCAGATTTACCAATAGAGCCTATAAACCTTAAGGTTGATTCTGAATCTGCTGCATATATAATTTATACGTCCGGATCTACTGGAAAGCCAAAAGGCGTTGAAGTTGCACATTGTAATGTAATTAATCTTATCTATTCTATGGGTGCAGCCCCAGGAATTTGTGCAACTGACAAAATATTTGCAGTAACAACAATCTCCTTTGATGCTATGGTAATGGAAATCTACCTTCCTTTACTCTATGGAGCTTGCGTAGTCCTTGTCGATGAAGAAACTAGGAGAGATGGACAACTTTTACTTAAAAAAGCTGTTGATGACAAAATTACAGTTATGTGGGGGACGCCAAGTATATGGCAAATACTACTTGATTCGGGTTGGGAAAAACCTTTGAATATAAAAGCTTTAATCGGAGGAGAACCTGTTCCGATACCTTTAGCACATGAATTACTTTCTCGATGCAGGGAATTATGGAATATTTATGGACCTACAGAAACTACTGTATGCTCTTTTCTTACCCAAATATCAATAAATGATAATCCAATAACTATAGGAAAACCCATTGCCAATACTCAAGTTTATTTATTAGATACCGAAGGAATGCCTGTAAATCATGGTGAAGTAGGAGAAATTGTTATCGCTGGAGATGGTGTGTCTTTAGGATATTTAAATCGACCTGAACTTACAAACGAACGTTTTGTGCCTAATCCTTTCCAGAAAGAATCCGATAAAAAAATGTATTTATCTGGTGATTTAGGAAAACTTTTACCTAATGGACATGTGCAATGCTTGGGGAGAATTGATCAACAAGTAAAAGTTAGGGGGCACCGTATAGAATTGGGAGAAATAGAGTCAGTAATAAATAATCTTCCTGAAATAAAAAGATCTACAATACTGATAAGCAATCACATAGGTGGAGAACCCAGCTTGGTTGCTTATTTACAATCTGTTGGGAAAATTCAGGAAACAAACAGTATTCGACACAAGCTTGAGGAGATACTTCCTGAATTTATGGTTCCCAAATTCTTTATGTGGGTCAATGATTTTCCTATAACAACAAATGGAAAAATAGATAAAAACAATTTACCTCTTCCGGAATACGTTCGACCAGATTCAGCACCTCTCTTAAGAAAACCAACAACAAAAATCGAAAAAGAAATTGTAAAAATTTGGAGTGAACAGTTGCAAATACCCATAATTGGCATTGATGACAACTTTTTTGAAATGGGAGGGACATCTCTCTTAACGCAACGTGTAGTAACCATACTTAAAAAACACTTTAACTTAAATATATCAATTACCAATATCTATCAATATCCAACTATATCAACTCTTTGTAAATTTTTAGAAGTAACAAAAAAATCAAACAGTACGCCAGATTTTTCAAAACCTAAACTGGATAGGGAATCAAGAGATGTTGCTATTATTGGTATGGCAGGAAGGTTTCCTGGAGCACAATCAATAAACAAATTATGGGACGTTTTAAAAGAAGGAAAAGAAACAATTACTTTTTTCAAACCTGAAGAACTTGATCCTACCATTCCTAGTTCGTTTCGCAATGATCCCCTTTATGTTAATGCTCGTGGTATTATACCTTCTGCAAATACATTTGATGCTGCCTTTTTTGGAATAAATCCAAAGCTAGCTGAAGTAATGGATCCTCAACAACGCTTGTTTTTAGAAATCGCATGGGAAACCCTTGAGCAAACTGGCTATTTACCAAAACACTATAATGGTAGTATAGGAGTATATGCAGGTGCTGGGACTAATACCTATTATAAAAAAAATATCCTCACTAACAAAGAAATACTAGATAGCGTAGGATATCTTCAAGCTGAAACTGTTAATGAGAAAGATTACATTTCCTCAAGAACTGCTTATCATCTAAACTTAAAGGGTCCGACATTAAGTATCCATTCTGCATGCTCAACCTCACTCCTCACCATTGCTGAAGCTGTAAAAGGAATTAGAAATAATCAATGTGATATTGCACTTGCCGGTGGCTCTAGTGTAACTGCACCTATTTTTAGTGGACATCTCTATCAGGAAGGCTCTATGCTAAGTCCGGATGGACATTGTCGTTCTTTTGATGCATTGGGAAAGGGAACCGTATTTAGTGATGGAGCTGGTGTTGTACTTCTAAAAAGTTTAGACGCAGCCCAAAAAGATGGTGACAAAATATACGGAATTATAAAAGGAATAGGAATAACAAATGATGGCGGCAACAAGGGTAGTTTTACAGCTCCAAGTACAGAAGGACAAGCTGTTGCTATTATGAAAGCAATACAAGACGCAAAAGTTACACCAGACTCTATCAGTTATGTAGAAACTCACGGAACAGCAACCCCTATGGGTGACCCAATTGAGATTGAAGGACTTAAAATGGCTTTTGGTGAACAACCTAAAAATGGTTTTTGTGCAATAGGGTCAATAAAAAGCAATATGGGGCATCTCACTGCTGCTGCCGGGGTAGCTGGATTGATAAAAACAATTCTGGCTATGAATAACAAGCTCATACCGCCTTCTCTTGGTTTTAATAGCCCAAATCCAGCAATAGATTTTGAAAACAGTCCTTTTTTTGTAAATTCTACATTACGCAATTGGGAATCTGATGGTCCACTTAGAGCGGGTGTAAGTTCGTTTGGCGTCGGTGGGACAAATGTACATCTAGTAGTGGAAGAATACCCAATTGAGCCAAAAATTTCAGGTCCAAGCCGACCTCTACAATTACTATTGTGGTCAGCCAAGTCAGAAAACAGCTTAAAAGGTTATGAAACTGAATTAGGCAATTTTCTTAAATCAACACCTGATTTACCATTGGCAGACGTTGCTTTTTCACTAAATAAAACACGTGACGCCTTTATACACAGAAGCTTTCTTTTATCAGGCAATACTGTTGATGCAAGTGAGGAATTACTTTATTCCAAAAAGAGTAGCATTAAAAATACAGTCTTAAAAATAGCACCTAGCGAACTTGTTTTTCTTTTCCCCGGACAAGGATCTCAATTTTCTCAAATGGGTATGAATCTATACAAAAACGAAAAAGTTTACAAAGAAGCAATAGATAAATGTGCTGCTTTTTTATTAGATGAATTAAAATTAGATATTCGTGAAATTTTATATCCTGAAATAGTAACTGCAGAAACGGAAGCAAAATTGAAAAACACCCGTTTCACGCAGCCTGCTTTATTTGTGACAGAATATGCTTTATCTCAACTTTGGTTAAGTTGGGGTATCAATGCAACTGCCTTTTGTGGGCACAGTATAGGTGAATTTGTAGGGGCTCATCTAGCGGGAATTTTTAATTTACAAGATGCTTTACATTTAATAGCTATTAGAGGTCGACTAGTAAGTGAACTTCCAGGAGGAAGTATGCTATCAGTAAAACTATCAGAAGATCAATTAAAAGATATCCTTCCAGAAACACTTTCAATTGCGGCTATAAACTCCAATGCTTTATGCGTAGTTGCAGGTGAAGATGATACCGTAGCAGAATTCGCCAAATCTTTGGAAGCAAAGGAGATTGTAAATAAATTATTATTTACTAGTCATGCATTTCATTCCACTATGATGGATCCAGTTTTGGAGATTTTTGAAACAGAGGTGAGAAAAATTCATTTAAACAAGCCAACTTTACCTATTGTCTCTACCGTTACAGGAACTTGGCTTAAGGATGACGAAGCCATTAATCCGACATATTGGTCAACCCATTTGCGCAGCACTGTCAGATTTGCAAATGCCGCAGATACCTTATTAAAATTAGAAGATCCTATTTTTTTAGAAATTGGTCCAGGACAGACATTATCGACTTTGACAAAACAACAAGGAGTAGGCAAAATAATTCCTGCATTTACAAGTTTATTGTCGCCTAAGAATCAAGAAAACGAATACAATTCCTTACTAAATGCATTAGGTGAATTGTGGCTTAGAGGAATTGAACCTGATTGGGATGCCTTTTATTCACACCAAAAAAGGCAAAAAGTTGATTTACCCAGTTATGTTTTCGACCGCAAGCTTTGTTGGATCGACCCTCTAAGTTTCGAAATACAAAATTCAAGACCTAATGTAATTACAGCTCAAAATTCAATTAGTAATCTTAATGAAAATAAACCGATGAGAAAAACTACTCTTCTTAGCAATATTTCTTCAATTGTAAGCCAAACATCTGGTATAGATTACCCAAATGATGCATCATCTCAAAGTTTTCTTGACCTTGGCTTAGATTCATTGACACTTACTCAGCTTGCAATCCGGTTAAAGAAAGATTTCAAACTTCCTATAACCTTTCGTCAACTCAACGAAGAATTTGGTTCGCCATCACTCTTAGCAGATTACCTTGATCAAAATCTTCCAAAAGAAGAGTATAATAACACCGTCCCTACGAAAACAGTTTCAAACATAATTGCGACATCTTCACCGATAACAAATACAACTCCTCCTATTATAAACAATCAAAACAACACGGCTTTAGGGTTGATAGCACAGCAACTCCAATTGTTAGGAAAGCAAATGGAGCTTCTGCAAGGAAATAATATATTGCAGCCTAACCATACAATTCAAGAAACATTTCAACAATCAGAGCCAGCTATAATTACAAAAAACACACTTCAAGATTTAAGAACACCGGAAGAAATTGCAGAACATCAAAAACCATTTGGCGCCTCTCCAAAAATTGAAAAACAAGCAAATGAAATGAGTCATTCTCAAAAAGAATTTCTTAATGAACTTGTAGAAAGCTACACAAAAAAAACTGGCGCAAGCAAATCTTATGCTCAAAAATACAGAAGTATTATGGCAGATCCAAGAGTAGTTTCTGGATTTAAACCATTAACTAAAGAAATAGTTTATCCACTTGTCATTGAAAAATCTGGCGGGAATCGCCTTTGGGATTTAGATGGCAATGTATATATTGATGCTCTTAATGGATTTGGATCCTGTTTCTTTGGACATCAACCAGATTTTATTAAAGAAGCAATCCATAAACAGGTTGATAATGGATTTGAAGTCGGCCCACAACATCCATTAGCGGGCGAAGTTTGTGATCTACTCTGTGAATTTACAAAGCACGAACGTGCCGCACTTTGTAATACGGGTTCTGAGGCTATATTAGGAGCCATGCGTATTGCTAGAACTGTAACAGGTCGATCATTGATTGTTGCATTTTCTGGCTCCTATCACGGCATAATTGATGAAGTTTTAGTTCGTGGCTCAAAAAAGTTGGTAACTTTTCCGGCAGCTTCCGGAATTATGCCGGAATCTGTTCAGAACATGTTGATTTTAGAATATGGAACAGAAGAAAGTCTTCGTATAATTACTGAACGAGCGGATGAATTAGCAGCTGTACTCGTAGAACCAGTGCAAAGTAGAAGACCTGAATTTCAACCAAAAGATTTTCTAAATAAACTCAGAGAGCTTACCAGTAAATCTGACATAGCACTTATTTTTGACGAAGTTATTACTGGCTTCCGAATGCATCCTGGGGGAATTCAAGCTCTGTTTAACATTCAGGCTGATATTGCAACCTATGGCAAAGTAATTGGTGGAGGACTTTCAATAGGAGCTATTGCTGGTAAACGAAAATATATGGATGCTCTAGATGGCGGCCATTGGCAGTATGGTGATGATTCTATTCCAGAAATAGGAGTTACCTACTTTGCTGGTACCTTTGTAAGACACCCATTGGCACTCGCTGCATCTAAAGCTTCCCTTATACATCTTAAAGAACAAGGACCAGCTTTACAAGAAAGACTAAATGAGATGACCAGTCGTTTAGCATCTGAATTAAACGACGAATTTAAGAAAAAAGATTTGCCGATGACAATCAATCATTTTGGTTCTTTGTGGAGACTCAAGTTCAATGAAGATGTCCTATATGGTGAGTTATTATTTACTTTACTTCGTGAAAACGGAATACATATCTGGGATGGTTTTCCTTGTTTTCTGACTGAAGCTTATAAAGAAGAAGATCTTACACAAATTATCAACACCTTCAAAAGATGCCTTGAGAAAATGGTTTCAGCTGGATTCTTTATAACTGATAAAACTGAATCTATACCATCAAAATCTAATGTAAATAATTTTTCTATTCTCAATAAACCACCTGTGGATGGAGCTAAATTAGGTCGTGATAAAAATGGCAATCCAGCTTGGTTTGTTGCAGATTCAAATAAGAATGGTGAATATATCAAAATCAATTTATAAATTAAATTCTCAAGATAACCAATATAAATAGGTTGAATTTTTAGAAATAAAAGAATTAATTGAAGATTACAGTTTTGACCTTTATAAAATGAATTTTTTCTAACATAAAATATTTTTTTTCTGAAAGAATTCAATTTTAAATTAAATTTAATTAGCATAATAATTTTAACATGTTACTAATAAATTAAAAAAATTATGATTCGTAACATATCAGATTCAAAAAAATTAAAATTAAATAGTAGAGAGAATATGTCAAATGTTCAAGGGAATATGCTAGATGTTACTCCTAAATTTGATCCTTTTGCAGGCCCCGAATTAGAATACGTTGTTTATACAACAAAAGCCCAATCTGAAATTTGGACTGGTTGTTATTTTGGAGGAAATGATGCCGCAAGAGCCTACAATGAATCTATTTCAATGGAATTTATTGGTTCTTTGGATATCTATGTCATGAATCGTGCAATTCAAACCTTGGTCGACAGACATGAGGCACTTCGAGCTACTTTTAGCACCGATGGTGTTTACATGTCCATTTACAAACAACTTAATATAGAAGTTACCAATCTAGATCTCTCTAATTTAG
Coding sequences within:
- a CDS encoding T9SS type A sorting domain-containing protein: MKHPNLKFINLLIIMMLFFSFKGISQITQGNSNNIMGNINASGSNASGSSGTVAYSIGQVFYTYIGESVYSVAQGVQQEENSETLETPENVKPKIEIAVFPNPTTDYINIVMEGFESEKGPRSYQLYDYLGRLLKQNTINETETQVNLSNLSSSIYILRVYVNNAVLKTIKILKK
- a CDS encoding polyketide synthase, which translates into the protein MARSNNNNLDYTINGAKMAYPKSTLHGLFAEQVKTSPTSTALEFEDKQISYGELGKMINQMANYLWSQGLRPGQIVAVSLNRSPELITSLFAVLQCGASYIPIDTSYPDARLDLMIEDSNAAFYIGLNSKRNFSNKITSLPIAAILNALADLPIEPINLKVDSESAAYIIYTSGSTGKPKGVEVAHCNVINLIYSMGAAPGICATDKIFAVTTISFDAMVMEIYLPLLYGACVVLVDEETRRDGQLLLKKAVDDKITVMWGTPSIWQILLDSGWEKPLNIKALIGGEPVPIPLAHELLSRCRELWNIYGPTETTVCSFLTQISINDNPITIGKPIANTQVYLLDTEGMPVNHGEVGEIVIAGDGVSLGYLNRPELTNERFVPNPFQKESDKKMYLSGDLGKLLPNGHVQCLGRIDQQVKVRGHRIELGEIESVINNLPEIKRSTILISNHIGGEPSLVAYLQSVGKIQETNSIRHKLEEILPEFMVPKFFMWVNDFPITTNGKIDKNNLPLPEYVRPDSAPLLRKPTTKIEKEIVKIWSEQLQIPIIGIDDNFFEMGGTSLLTQRVVTILKKHFNLNISITNIYQYPTISTLCKFLEVTKKSNSTPDFSKPKLDRESRDVAIIGMAGRFPGAQSINKLWDVLKEGKETITFFKPEELDPTIPSSFRNDPLYVNARGIIPSANTFDAAFFGINPKLAEVMDPQQRLFLEIAWETLEQTGYLPKHYNGSIGVYAGAGTNTYYKKNILTNKEILDSVGYLQAETVNEKDYISSRTAYHLNLKGPTLSIHSACSTSLLTIAEAVKGIRNNQCDIALAGGSSVTAPIFSGHLYQEGSMLSPDGHCRSFDALGKGTVFSDGAGVVLLKSLDAAQKDGDKIYGIIKGIGITNDGGNKGSFTAPSTEGQAVAIMKAIQDAKVTPDSISYVETHGTATPMGDPIEIEGLKMAFGEQPKNGFCAIGSIKSNMGHLTAAAGVAGLIKTILAMNNKLIPPSLGFNSPNPAIDFENSPFFVNSTLRNWESDGPLRAGVSSFGVGGTNVHLVVEEYPIEPKISGPSRPLQLLLWSAKSENSLKGYETELGNFLKSTPDLPLADVAFSLNKTRDAFIHRSFLLSGNTVDASEELLYSKKSSIKNTVLKIAPSELVFLFPGQGSQFSQMGMNLYKNEKVYKEAIDKCAAFLLDELKLDIREILYPEIVTAETEAKLKNTRFTQPALFVTEYALSQLWLSWGINATAFCGHSIGEFVGAHLAGIFNLQDALHLIAIRGRLVSELPGGSMLSVKLSEDQLKDILPETLSIAAINSNALCVVAGEDDTVAEFAKSLEAKEIVNKLLFTSHAFHSTMMDPVLEIFETEVRKIHLNKPTLPIVSTVTGTWLKDDEAINPTYWSTHLRSTVRFANAADTLLKLEDPIFLEIGPGQTLSTLTKQQGVGKIIPAFTSLLSPKNQENEYNSLLNALGELWLRGIEPDWDAFYSHQKRQKVDLPSYVFDRKLCWIDPLSFEIQNSRPNVITAQNSISNLNENKPMRKTTLLSNISSIVSQTSGIDYPNDASSQSFLDLGLDSLTLTQLAIRLKKDFKLPITFRQLNEEFGSPSLLADYLDQNLPKEEYNNTVPTKTVSNIIATSSPITNTTPPIINNQNNTALGLIAQQLQLLGKQMELLQGNNILQPNHTIQETFQQSEPAIITKNTLQDLRTPEEIAEHQKPFGASPKIEKQANEMSHSQKEFLNELVESYTKKTGASKSYAQKYRSIMADPRVVSGFKPLTKEIVYPLVIEKSGGNRLWDLDGNVYIDALNGFGSCFFGHQPDFIKEAIHKQVDNGFEVGPQHPLAGEVCDLLCEFTKHERAALCNTGSEAILGAMRIARTVTGRSLIVAFSGSYHGIIDEVLVRGSKKLVTFPAASGIMPESVQNMLILEYGTEESLRIITERADELAAVLVEPVQSRRPEFQPKDFLNKLRELTSKSDIALIFDEVITGFRMHPGGIQALFNIQADIATYGKVIGGGLSIGAIAGKRKYMDALDGGHWQYGDDSIPEIGVTYFAGTFVRHPLALAASKASLIHLKEQGPALQERLNEMTSRLASELNDEFKKKDLPMTINHFGSLWRLKFNEDVLYGELLFTLLRENGIHIWDGFPCFLTEAYKEEDLTQIINTFKRCLEKMVSAGFFITDKTESIPSKSNVNNFSILNKPPVDGAKLGRDKNGNPAWFVADSNKNGEYIKINL